A segment of the Huiozyma naganishii CBS 8797 chromosome 12, complete genome genome:
TGTCATCTCGCAGATGTACACTTTCGACAAAACGGTCGTTGAACCGCTCAACAAACGCTCACATGGTTGAAGAGGCAAGAGAGCTCGACCCGTTCAGATTCCAGTATATATAACTAGTAGCAGGTCACACACCCTATGTATGTATTAGCTTAGCTCATCGTATAGTaaagagaggaaaaatttttttcagtgcTTTATATTATAATATAAGCAGAGATGTGCCGGTGAGATGGGTTCCGAGCGGTGCTGTGTTGTCTGTGTGCTGCTAGGGGATCGTTGTACACACTGCAATCATGAAGAGATCTAACGTCGGCGCAGCAGCTACCTCGAAAAAACCGTCTATTACCGACAGGAAGTTGTTCAATGACAAAGTCTGGGACACACAGTTCACGAAGGATCTGCAAAATACCATTGCGGACTCGAAACCTTTCCAATGGGGGTGCGTCCAGGATCTGTTGGAACCGACTTTCCTTGCTAAAGTGAAAACGGAGATTCTACAGAACATCCATTTCACATTGAAGGAAACGGATATCTACAAGTTGAACCAGACAGGTGACTTGGCGAACTTGTCGAAACTTGGGTCCGACGAGTTGCAATCCAAGTTGCCCCACGTGTGGCAATTGCGCCAACTGATTTACTCGGACGAGTTTAGAAACTTCATCTCAACAGTCACCCAGTGTGGCCCACTCTCTGGGGTCAAGACTGACCTGTCATGCCACATCTACGACAAACACTGCCACTTGCTGAACCACGACGACGTCGTCGGGTCCCGCCGCGTCTCCTTCATTTTGTACTTGAACGACCCGCACCACCAATGGAAGGATCACTACGGTGGGAACCTGCGCTTGTTCGACACAGTCACAAAGGATATCCCACTGTCGGACCCTGTCGCCAAATTGCTCCCCAAATTCAACCAGTACGCATTCTTTAAAGTTCAACCTGGGTACTCCTTCCACGACGTCGAGGAGGTCCGCATCAACAAGAAGCGACTGTCCATCCAGGGATGGTTCCATATCCCACAGAACGGGGAAGTAGGGTACAACAAGGGCGAGGAGGAGAAATGGTGTAAGAGCATCTGTCAGATCGATGAGAAGAAACTCAAGGACTACACTTTCCCCAAACGTGCCCCAGCAACAGTACAACCTCTGAGTGATTCGCTCGATTTGACGGAGGAGGATATTAGGATTCTAGGCGAGTTCATCGCGCCacatttcttgaacaaggaTAAATTGGAATCCCTGAGGGAccagttcttgaacaactcaTACATCTCAGTGGtggatttcttgaacgatGCCAAGGCCGGAGTGTTGTCCAAACTGATCAAGGATAACGAACTCAACGTCCAGATGCCCACGAAACAGACAGAGATCGCTCAACCGTGGGATCTGGCAAGACCACCACATCAATGGCAATTCCTGTACTtagaggagaagaacaacacGAACGCATCAAAATTCACCCATTTGGACAAAGAATTGGCTGGGttgtccagtttcttcaagagtCTGCCCTTCCAGAAATTCGTCATCAAAGTAACAGGGCTGACCCCATTGACGGTGTCGTCCCTGGTGAGAAGGTTTAGACCTGGGTTCGACTACATGCTGGCGGACAAGACCGAGCTGAACAAAGCGCTTGAAAACGTCATGGATTGCGTCCTGGAGGGTACACTGTGCTTGACACCTATGGATGGGTGGGACACGAACTCCGTTGGCGGCTACGAGCTGTACATGACCGCGGAaaatgaggagaagaacgaatGGAACGACGAGGACCCAACCGTCGTCGGCAGAGACGGCGACTCAACTTTGATCAACAAGCCAGCGTCATGGAACTCGTTCAACTTGGTCCTGAGAGACCAGGACGTCTTAGAGTTCGTGAAGTACGTGTCTTGGGATGCTAAGTGCAGCAGATGGGACTTGAAACTGAAATGGGATCTTCtagacgacgacgacgacgatgaaGAGTGATGCCAGCCTCTTTCGAATATAcactattattattatatacacacataGACATACACGGATAGAAGTATTTACAGATCATTTATTGTACGCATTTGAAGTCTTCGACATAAGTCCGATGGCCTGGCACCTCCGTATCGCCTTCGCCAACCGTTTTTGATCCTTGTGGGCAAGCCCAGTGACATCGCTATGCAAGATTTTCCCAGACGAGGAGACGTACCGGACGAGCATCTCTGGCGACGAATACAAGTTCATTGGGTTGACCGGGCCAAGAGGCTTCTCCGTGGACCTGAATTTCCTGTCGAGTCTGATTCTTTCCAGGGAGAAATCGAACGGGTCGTAGATGGACTCGTTGGCAAACTGTTTCACCAACCTCGGATCGACGTTTTTACTCGGATTATTCCGTGAGTTGGCACGAGCACTCTTTCTCAAGTCAGAGGTCAAATCGATCCTCCCGGACCGTTCCTTGTCAGAGCCACTCCGCGTCGCTCGTGAGGGGGGGAAAGCAAAGCTTGTCCCTAACCACCTTGCATTGCATCGCAGAGTACTGCCAAAACACTGACTTTTCCCCACAGACAACAACATATCTCCGCCGTACTAGAGTATCACCCTTACGACGAGCCACTGTCCACGAATACCTGCACCAATCCCAGTCCGAACAACACCACTGGAGGTTTAGTCCATCGTAGTCGTTGTTAAGAGcaaagcagaaaaaaagCGTCACAAATTATTCACCAAATTCCACCGCCAACGAGAGGGAACAGCGACGGTAAGACGTGCAATTTATCAAGTTAGTTATACTatgtacatatatatgGGTATATACGCAAACTTGTAGGTGTGTGTACATAATCGTTTACTATCGTCTTCGTTACGCGTGTAGTAGTTTGTTTTCGTCGTTACATGTCAAGTCGTTTAATCTGTTCCAAACGGTCGTTGACCGCCTGTTCAAACGCTGTGGACTTCTCAGCGTCGAGCAGTTTGGAGTGGATGGACTGCAAGGCTTTGACGGAGTCGGCCTCCTCGATGACACAGGAGATGTTGATCTCGTTGGCACCTTGGGAGATCATCTCGATGTTGATGCCCTGTTCCGCGAGCGTGGTGAACATTGTCCCCGCAATACCAATAAACTGTTTCATTTGTTTCCCGACTAGGGACACAATGGCCATGCTCTTGGTGACGTCGACGGTCCCCAAGGATTTCAGCTTGTCAACGGCTTTCCTCAGCGAGAGCATGGAGTCTGCATCTGGGATCGGTAGTGCCATGGAGACGTGCACTTCAGAGGTGGAGATAAGGTCCACGACGAGCTTGAAGTTGTCCAGGATGGTGAATATTTGCGCCAAAAACCCGTGGGACAAcgttttcttgtttgaaTGAATGTTCAAGACGATAATGTCGTGTTTTGTCGTGATCGCCGTGGCGcctctcttcttcttttcgaAGAACGAAGCGGACAAGGCCTCAGGAGGGTGTGGCGGCGTCTCCTCGCCCTTCTTGGCGATGTTGTCAGGGTAGATGACTGTGCCGCTGCCCTTGGGGTTCTGTACGTTTTTGATTCTGATTGGGATCTTCGCCCTGATGACTTGCTCCATGGTGAATGGGTGGATGACCTCAGATCCGTAGTACGTCAACTCGGAGGCCTCCTCTGGGGTCACTGAATCCAGTAGACGCGCCTGGGGAACCTTTCTTGGGTCTGCGGTGAAAATACCGTCGACCTCCTTCCAGATTTGCAACTCATCCGCGTTCAAAGCGACTGCGATCAGAGCGGCACACAGGTCCGTGTACCCACGGCCCACACCGTTGAGCAACCCCATGGGAACCAACCCGAAGAACCCGGTAACGACGGGGACGATCTTCTCGTCCGCATCGATGAACGGCTGCAATCTCTCGCGCAGCGCACGGACAAGGAATGTGTAGAAGGATGTGTCCAGGACAGCAACGTTGTAATCGCTTGGGATGATATGTGAAAGGTCGACGTATTTGGCCTTGATCCCACGGTCGTTGCACAGCGCGGTCATGAACAGACAGCTGAGCTTCTCCCCGACAGACATGACAAGGTCCACAGTTCTCGAGCTGACCTCCCCTAGAATCTTTGATGCGTCGAGGTACTTCTTGACAAGGTCGAGTTCCCTCCGCGTGTCATCCACGAGCTTCGTCTGCAGCACCGGGTTCACGATGAAGTTCTCTGCGTTCGCAATGTGGTCCTCCTTGACGAGCTCGATGACGTGCTCGAAGTTCTTCTCGGCAGCGGCAAGGTCCGCACAGTTCAGCAGCCGCGACGTGGTCCCCTCAGACTTGACCGAGGACGACCGTGCGGAGCACACCACGGCCGCGTTCCCCGCGGGCGACATACCTTGCGAGTACAGTTTCACGATCTCGTCGACGATCTGCACGGGGAACTTCCCGACGGACGTCCCGCCGAATTTTTGCACCACCCAGTTGTACTTCCCGGAATCCAGCATCTCAGACGGTTGGAGCACCCTTGCGGCTGTCAGAACCCAAACCAAACCGACCACCACAACCGTTACATAACACCACTACGTTATATAATCCTCGAAGGattcttcgagaaaaatttttcagtgtaATCGGAACCTCGAGAACTGAGTCATCGCAAGCCACAGTCGAGGGAAGGTAGAGGATGGATGCTAAGGGCGTGCTGGATGGGCTGCTGCGGGACCCTGGAAACGCTAAGTGTGCGGACTGCAAAGTGCAGGCGCACCCGCGGTGGGCCTCGTGGTCTCTTGGTGTGTTCCTGTGCATTGGGTGCGCAGGGGTGCACCGCTCGTTGGGGACGCACATCTCGAAGGTGAAGTCTGTGGATCTGGACGCCTGGCAGAGCGAGAACCTCGAGGTGCTCGTGCGCAACGGGAGCAACGTGCGTGCGAACGCGCTGCTGTACGAGACGAAACTGACGGAACCGTGGGACTTGggcgatgacgatgacctcttgaaacagttcaTCAAGTGCAAGTACGAGTTGCGGAAGTGGTGCAGTGATTGCACCGTGCTGGATCAGCCGCAGCCGACGTCCAAGGTAGAGACCGAGACAGCGCCGCCAGAGACTGCGGCCGAGACTGCCGCAGTAATAACCCCACAGGAGAACCCGAGGAGGCGCTCTGAATCCTACGGGAGCAAAAGCGACCGTCCGAGTCTCGTGAACTTGCAGTCTctcaaggacaagaagCAAGAGCATTCCCcccgcagcagcaacaacaaggcTACAGGGGGCAGCAGCCATTCGTTCGAAGGTCGATATACGATCTATACAAGAACGAGAAACTGCCAGGGTCGTCGAGATGAAGTTGgaatatacatatatatacatgcACTTACGCTAACTACTTAATGAAGCATTAGAACGGCAGCGCGTAGAAGAGAGGGAGCCGGGTTCAGCCACTCGTAGGAAGCCCGACGTACGCCTTGAAGGAGTCGTAAATAAGCCACTGGAAACTGGTGAGTGTACCGATCATGACGATTCTGACGGGGAGCCCGTTCCACAGGCCGACGAACCCGATCCGCTTGTAGATCGCGCGCGAGGCGTCCATCATGGACTGGCCCATGACCCGCTCGTTGTTGATCTTGGAAACCATCACGTCCGCCGGGTGCGAGACCGCTGCACACAGGATACCGGCCAGGTACCCACCTACGAAACTGACCGAGATCTGCTGCAGTGGGTTCATCTCggacttcttcttgggCAACTTCGAGTAGATGTACTCGACGATCCTTTCAAACGAGGTGAACTTACACATCGTGTACGGGATCTGCCTGCACCACAGCGGTGCAATACCTTTGTAGAAGGACATCAAACCTTCAGCCTTGTACGTCTTGGAGAGTCCCTCCCAGACGTTGTTGCAGAATGATGGGATTGTCGTCTGCTGCTTGACTTTGATGGCCTCAAAGGGGCACAGCATGATGTCCGCGATGAACTCTGCTGTCGCGGAGGCAAGCAAGTACAGCGACGTACGGTTGTTGTGAATCCGCGTAGCATCCCCACCGCAGAGCGTCTGCGAGTAGAAATGCTTGAAGTACTCGTACCCACCGTACTTCCCGGCCCCCTGCAGCGAGTACCCGATGAAAGTCGCGCCAACACCAGTGAACAGCTTGGCAAACCCCTCCTTGGATAAGATGTCGCGCATCCCCTGAATGTTGGACTTGTACAGCCCGGGAGACACTTGCAGTCTACATTTGACGAGATCCAGCGGTGTCACGGAAGAATGCGTCGGCCCACAGGCGACCACACCGCCGAGCGTACAAGCCGTGTAAAACTCCTTAGTGTATAAGTCAATATGCCTTTTCTGCTGGCTACTACTCATTGCTGttcttcctcgtcctccttATCCTTTACAACAAGAAGCCACTTGCACCTTCTAAAACATCAAATGCGTGCTTAGTTACAAGCGATATTTATCTCATTATATACCACCGAACAAAGAGCCCGCACAACCCCAACGTAACGGCCCTAAGCACAACACACAGAGGCAGAGCCAGCCCCGCAAAGGTCTTACATCAGCATTCCCCTGAAGGTGATTTCCTTTCGAGAGGAACAGAAAGGCCCCTGGAGAGGATACTCGAGCAGCAATTGACCGCTGCCTCCCCCTTTGCACTGTATCTCAGAGACCCAACCCTGGCGCGGTGGTAGACATCCAGGTCTATGGGACCCCTTGCGGTAATTTCTGCACCGGTTGTAAGCGGGACCCATCGGCAGCAGGTTCTTGCTGCCTTTTTTGTCGTTGTGAGCGACAGCAGCAGCTCTTGGCTGTTGTGGCCCGCGGGGCAGTTCTCTCAGCGGCCAAACGGGTTGTTGAACCCGGTCATCACCACGTCGACGCGGTAGTTCTcgccgttgttgttgtcccAAAACTCGCACCTTTCGTAGtcgtttcttgttgtgtagTGGATGCAGAACTCTAGTTTCCCGACGTTGTAGATCCTCTGCGCGTCGTCGATGAGGAAGTGGAATATGTCCATGTTGTTCCCGGGGAGCACGCCGTCGCCCGTGCTCAGCCAGATACACTCGACCTCCATCGTGTCCACCCAGTTGTTCCACGTGTACCTGACGATGACTCGCTTGTCGTAGAATATGTTCCGCACCATTACCTTCCCGATGATGTACCGGGCCGTGTTGCTGATCACTTCGCCGCCGTTGAAAGTGGGCTGGACCACGTTTGTCTGGTGGACGTGGAGAGCCAGCTCTTGCAGGAACACGTTCCTGTTGCGGGACAGGTTTGCGAAGATGTTCAACTTCAGCGACTTTGGGTTCTTGTTGCTTAGAATTGGGaagttcttgttgtacAGTCCAACGACTTTGTTGCTCCGCATCTTACCATTCAGCTCCTGCTTCCACTCTTCGGCCATCTGGGGCGTAGCCTTCGTTTTTAAAAGGGCTTCGCGGACCTTCCTCGTCCTGTCGTCTGTCTCAACGGGTCCCTGCTCGGCACTGGTGCTCGTGCTCGTGCTGGTACTGGCATCGGCATTGGCATCGGCACCGGGGCCCTTCTCCCTAGCTACATTCTTCTGCTGGTCTATCACTTTCTGGAACCGCTTGCTCTTCCTGAGATTcgtgctgctgttgctgcccGGGACGGAGGGCCTCTTGGGCGGGTccatctgttgctgccTCCTGATCATATTCCCGTAGTCGAATAGACGCGCACCCACCAGCCGGTCGTCGACGCTGGTCCCGGGTCCCTTCGTGTTCAACTTGTGCCTCAACAGCTTCTCGAACTCGTCCTTCGAATACACGTTCATGGGCCGCTCATCGCTTAGGAAGTACTTCACGGGAGCTCTCTGGTCAAAATGCACACTCTTGCTCCGCAGAAGCACATGTCCCTTATTGCGCTGCTTGCGCATCATCTGCTCCTCCTTGTCGTCGACCTCTTTGGCCGCGGGCGTCGACGGTAGCGACTTCGACCGGCCCTTCAGCGACGACTTGACCAGCTCTCCAGACTTCTTATATACAGGGGGAGGGAACCCAAGGATGCTCTCGCTCGACGAGTTGTTCATTGCGTAATTCAGCGAGTTGAACGCATCGCTCCCCACGGTGATGGTCGATTTGGGCGAGAGCGGGGGTAAGTCCGAAGCTATCTGCTTGTTCAAGTCCGTGTTCCGCTGCAGCAGGTCGTCCGGGATCCGGTccttgttgaactgtttCACCCGCTGCGGCTTGTGCAGAAAGTTCAATGAGTACAGCTTCCCCATATTAATCGCTCCCGCATGGGCCCCGTTCGTGATAATCCGGGGTCTACCGGCACCGGCACTTCCACTCCCACTCCCACCCCCgccgtcaccgtcaccacCATCGACAATATTAGCCTCTGGATTCTGGGCGGGTCTCCCCCCGCGTGTCTTCGGCAGAGTAATCCTATCACCTTGCTGCGTAGCCAACACTGCGTCGTGGTCATTAACCAGCTCCATATTCTCCTTTTCCCTTGACGGTGTCTTGCTTTCGACCTTAACGTACATCCTCCACTCTGCGAGCTCACGTTTAAGCCAACGACGACTGCGCTCCCGCGACTGAGTAACCAAACCTGACCCTGGAATGCGACGATAACGCCAGAAACCAACACAGGAAGGTCCTCCGGAGTGTTCCTCACCTCATTCCCCCCTCATTATATTTCAACCGATTTTTCAGCAGCGATTGAATAATCACCCTGTGACGCCCCGGTCTCGAGTGTTGATGTtggtgctgctggtggCTGTTATTGGTGTCTGGTATGTCGGTTCCATGCGTGCAGGTTCCGCGGGGGGGCTGGGGGTGTGTTTGGACCTGCTGGGGTGATTTTTTGGGTGTCAATTGACCCAGGAACTGCGCAATGGTGTTACCTTTTGCGATGCCCTTGACGACTGACCTGGGGGAGgaagggggggggggttAAGTAGTACGCAATTCTATCTGTATATATGATATAGTATACTAGTCCTTGGTATCCGGTGAAGTAGCGCAAATATCTCCCTCACACGGTTTACACCCGGCAGTTGGATATCTCGAAGACCAGGATGTCCGTGGCaccgttcttcttcagctcGTCCATGATGGAGCccttcttgttcctctcGATCATCGCAGACACGGCGACCCAGCCCTCGTCAGCGATGTCCTGGATCGTGGGGGCCTTTCTCCCCGGGGTGACCTGCAGCAGTTGCTGCAAGTTCGTGCGCGGCGCGTTGTACGTGCAGAACACGTACCGTTGCGCGGTCATCACACCCTCTATTCTGGACTTGATCGTCTCAATCAACTCTCCGTCCGACTTCGGGTTCTTCGACTGGATCAGGTGCGCGCTCGTGTCCAACACGGTCGCGATATCCGTGAGCCCCGCGGCGCGCATCGTCTCCCCGGACTCCACCAAATCCACGATCGCATCGGCGACACCGAGCGCACAGCTCGCCTCCACGGACCCACCGACGTACCTGACTTTGGTCGTCATCTGAGACTCGGGGACGCCCTCGAGGTCGGCGAAGTACTTGGAGGCCAAGTTTGTGAAACTCGACACGATCGTCTTCCCGACCAATTGCTTCGGGTCAGTGTAGGGCCCGTTCGCGGGAACCTGCACTTGCAACTTACACGAGCCAAATTGCAAGTCAATGGGCAAGTCGACGTCAATGTCGGCCTCTCTGACCTGGTCCAGCCCAGTGATCCCCAAGTCACACTTACCTTCACCGACAAACATGGGGATGTCTGCCGCAGGTAGGAAAATCAGAGCAATGGGGAGACTCGTCGAGAGAGCAATGTCCAGCCTCTGTGACCGGTGGAACTTAATATCGGACCCGTTCAAGATCTCAACACATTTGTTGTACAGTCTGCCCTTCTTCGGGATCGCAAACAGCAGTCTGTCTTCCAAGTGGTTCACTAAATCCATAATTTCTCGAGTAGTTGTAGCAGTGCTGGTATTCTAGCTCTATAGAGGTCGTTCCTGCGTGCGCAATTGCTGTCTCTCCAGCTACATCCACGCTTCTAGTACAGTACTACGTTCAAAATCGCACttataatttttcaccACAGTTTTAActgtcgtcgtcgtcgtcggtCTCGAGAACTATCACCGCGTGAGTCATTGACAAGGCAGATGGGTCAGGAACGTGTCCGGTACCGGGACTGTATGTGCACGATGCGATTTGAGCAAAGATTAGATTGTATATTGTACATAGTTTGGAGGGCACTCTGTCACCTGCCgaacttcttgatctcgAGCGGTCTCAGCAGGATGAACACTAGAAACGCCCAGCCGGCGCCAAGCTCGAACCCAATGTCCCCGCCAAACTTCCCGATACGTCTGGCGATCTCGCCGACCCAATACGTTTGGTCCATCCCCAAGGCGACGCCGAAGGCCCCGACTATCAAAGCGGAGGTCCCCGCGATCCCCAGGGGAAGCTTGTCCCAGCGGTTCCAGTCCGCGACGTTGTAGCCCTCGAACCCCTTCCTGAACGCGAAGTGCTCTGTGATCGCTATCGCGGAGTAGATGGCGAGGTAGTAACCGATCGAGTTCATGAAGTTCTCCATGAAGGCATCGAAGTAGTAGCACGC
Coding sequences within it:
- the RSM18 gene encoding mitochondrial 37S ribosomal protein bS18m RSM18 (similar to Saccharomyces cerevisiae RSM18 (YER050C); ancestral locus Anc_7.223), yielding MLLSVGKSQCFGSTLRCNARWLGTSFAFPPSRATRSGSDKERSGRIDLTSDLRKSARANSRNNPSKNVDPRLVKQFANESIYDPFDFSLERIRLDRKFRSTEKPLGPVNPMNLYSSPEMLVRYVSSSGKILHSDVTGLAHKDQKRLAKAIRRCQAIGLMSKTSNAYNK
- the HOM3 gene encoding aspartate kinase (similar to Saccharomyces cerevisiae HOM3 (YER052C); ancestral locus Anc_7.226) — its product is MLDSGKYNWVVQKFGGTSVGKFPVQIVDEIVKLYSQGMSPAGNAAVVCSARSSSVKSEGTTSRLLNCADLAAAEKNFEHVIELVKEDHIANAENFIVNPVLQTKLVDDTRRELDLVKKYLDASKILGEVSSRTVDLVMSVGEKLSCLFMTALCNDRGIKAKYVDLSHIIPSDYNVAVLDTSFYTFLVRALRERLQPFIDADEKIVPVVTGFFGLVPMGLLNGVGRGYTDLCAALIAVALNADELQIWKEVDGIFTADPRKVPQARLLDSVTPEEASELTYYGSEVIHPFTMEQVIRAKIPIRIKNVQNPKGSGTVIYPDNIAKKGEETPPHPPEALSASFFEKKKRGATAITTKHDIIVLNIHSNKKTLSHGFLAQIFTILDNFKLVVDLISTSEVHVSMALPIPDADSMLSLRKAVDKLKSLGTVDVTKSMAIVSLVGKQMKQFIGIAGTMFTTLAEQGINIEMISQGANEINISCVIEEADSVKALQSIHSKLLDAEKSTAFEQAVNDRLEQIKRLDM
- the TPA1 gene encoding oxidative DNA demethylase (similar to Saccharomyces cerevisiae TPA1 (YER049W); ancestral locus Anc_7.220) codes for the protein MKRSNVGAAATSKKPSITDRKLFNDKVWDTQFTKDLQNTIADSKPFQWGCVQDLLEPTFLAKVKTEILQNIHFTLKETDIYKLNQTGDLANLSKLGSDELQSKLPHVWQLRQLIYSDEFRNFISTVTQCGPLSGVKTDLSCHIYDKHCHLLNHDDVVGSRRVSFILYLNDPHHQWKDHYGGNLRLFDTVTKDIPLSDPVAKLLPKFNQYAFFKVQPGYSFHDVEEVRINKKRLSIQGWFHIPQNGEVGYNKGEEEKWCKSICQIDEKKLKDYTFPKRAPATVQPLSDSLDLTEEDIRILGEFIAPHFLNKDKLESLRDQFLNNSYISVVDFLNDAKAGVLSKLIKDNELNVQMPTKQTEIAQPWDLARPPHQWQFLYLEEKNNTNASKFTHLDKELAGLSSFFKSLPFQKFVIKVTGLTPLTVSSLVRRFRPGFDYMLADKTELNKALENVMDCVLEGTLCLTPMDGWDTNSVGGYELYMTAENEEKNEWNDEDPTVVGRDGDSTLINKPASWNSFNLVLRDQDVLEFVKYVSWDAKCSRWDLKLKWDLLDDDDDDEE
- the GIP2 gene encoding Gip2p (similar to Saccharomyces cerevisiae GIP2 (YER054C) and PIG2 (YIL045W); ancestral locus Anc_7.230), producing the protein MYVKVESKTPSREKENMELVNDHDAVLATQQGDRITLPKTRGGRPAQNPEANIVDGGDGDGGGGSGSGSAGAGRPRIITNGAHAGAINMGKLYSLNFLHKPQRVKQFNKDRIPDDLLQRNTDLNKQIASDLPPLSPKSTITVGSDAFNSLNYAMNNSSSESILGFPPPVYKKSGELVKSSLKGRSKSLPSTPAAKEVDDKEEQMMRKQRNKGHVLLRSKSVHFDQRAPVKYFLSDERPMNVYSKDEFEKLLRHKLNTKGPGTSVDDRLVGARLFDYGNMIRRQQQMDPPKRPSVPGSNSSTNLRKSKRFQKVIDQQKNVAREKGPGADANADASTSTSTSTSAEQGPVETDDRTRKVREALLKTKATPQMAEEWKQELNGKMRSNKVVGLYNKNFPILSNKNPKSLKLNIFANLSRNRNVFLQELALHVHQTNVVQPTFNGGEVISNTARYIIGKVMVRNIFYDKRVIVRYTWNNWVDTMEVECIWLSTGDGVLPGNNMDIFHFLIDDAQRIYNVGKLEFCIHYTTRNDYERCEFWDNNNGENYRVDVVMTGFNNPFGR
- the HIS1 gene encoding ATP phosphoribosyltransferase (similar to Saccharomyces cerevisiae HIS1 (YER055C); ancestral locus Anc_7.232); protein product: MDLVNHLEDRLLFAIPKKGRLYNKCVEILNGSDIKFHRSQRLDIALSTSLPIALIFLPAADIPMFVGEGKCDLGITGLDQVREADIDVDLPIDLQFGSCKLQVQVPANGPYTDPKQLVGKTIVSSFTNLASKYFADLEGVPESQMTTKVRYVGGSVEASCALGVADAIVDLVESGETMRAAGLTDIATVLDTSAHLIQSKNPKSDGELIETIKSRIEGVMTAQRYVFCTYNAPRTNLQQLLQVTPGRKAPTIQDIADEGWVAVSAMIERNKKGSIMDELKKNGATDILVFEISNCRV
- the PIC2 gene encoding Cu/Pi carrier (similar to Saccharomyces cerevisiae PIC2 (YER053C); ancestral locus Anc_7.228); amino-acid sequence: MSSSQQKRHIDLYTKEFYTACTLGGVVACGPTHSSVTPLDLVKCRLQVSPGLYKSNIQGMRDILSKEGFAKLFTGVGATFIGYSLQGAGKYGGYEYFKHFYSQTLCGGDATRIHNNRTSLYLLASATAEFIADIMLCPFEAIKVKQQTTIPSFCNNVWEGLSKTYKAEGLMSFYKGIAPLWCRQIPYTMCKFTSFERIVEYIYSKLPKKKSEMNPLQQISVSFVGGYLAGILCAAVSHPADVMVSKINNERVMGQSMMDASRAIYKRIGFVGLWNGLPVRIVMIGTLTSFQWLIYDSFKAYVGLPTSG
- the KNAG0L01380 gene encoding uncharacterized protein (similar to Saccharomyces cerevisiae AGE2 (YIL044C); ancestral locus Anc_7.227); this translates as MDAKGVLDGLLRDPGNAKCADCKVQAHPRWASWSLGVFLCIGCAGVHRSLGTHISKVKSVDLDAWQSENLEVLVRNGSNVRANALLYETKLTEPWDLGDDDDLLKQFIKCKYELRKWCSDCTVLDQPQPTSKVETETAPPETAAETAAVITPQENPRRRSESYGSKSDRPSLVNLQSLKDKKQEHSPRSSNNKATGGSSHSFEGRYTIYTRTRNCQGRRDEVGIYIYIHALTLTT